The genomic window CCGGGAAGATCCGGCCCATGTCGCGGGTGACCCACTCGATCTCGCGGCGGGTGTTGGCCACCACGCTGAACAGCACCAGCGCGGCGACCCGCTCGGGGTGGCGCTGGGCGTACGCCAGGGCGAGCGAGGAGCCCCAGGACGCGCCGTGCAGCAGCCAGCGGTCGATCCCGAGGTGGACGCGCAGCCGCTCCATGTCGGCCAGCAGGTGGGGCGTGGTGTTGACCGACAGGTCCACGGCCGGGTCGCTGGCGTGCGGGGTGCTGCGTCCGCAGCCGCGCTGGTCGAACAGGACGACCCGGTAGGCGGCCGGGTCGAACATCCGGCGCCAGCCGGGGGTGGCGCCGGAGCCGGGCCCGCCGTGCACGACCAGCGCGGGGCGGCCGTCGGGGTTGCCACAGGTCTCCCAGTACACGCGCTGGCCGTCGCCGACGTCGAGCATGCCGTGGGCGTACGGCTCGATCGGTGGATACATCCCGGTTCCCTCCCACGGACCAGATACAACAGCGCTGTTACATTAGCGGACGTGACCGCAACCCCCGACCGCGAGGCGCTGGGCACCCTGCTGCGCCACGTGCTGGAGCTGCTCGACGGCGACGTCGCCGCCGTCTACGCCGACCTGGGCCTGACCGACTACCGGCCGCGCTTCTCACCGCTGGTGCGGGTGCTGGTGGCCGACGGCCCCCTCGCCATCCGTGACCTCGCCGCCCGGGTCGGGGTCACCCACTCCGCGGCCAGCCAGACCGTGGCCCAGATGAGCCGCGCCGGACTGGTCACCCTCGCCCCCGGCGCGGACGCCCGGCAGCGCATCGTCACGCTCACCGACCGGGCGTACGCGCTGCTGCCGGCGGTCGAGGCCGAGTGGGCGGCCACCACCACCGCGATGCGGCACCTCGACGTCGAGCTGCCGGTGCCCCTGGCCGACGAGCTGTACGCGGTCCTCGCCGCGCTGCGCCGCCGGCCGCTGCGCGACCGGATCGCCGACACCGGCCTGGCCCCCGCGCCGGGGAGCCGGGCGCGGCCGCACGGTGCGGGGTGACGGCCGGCCGGCGTCGCCGCCGGTAGGGTCCGGTGGTGACCACCGAGTACAGCGGCACCGGCGACCCCGCCCGCAGCCTCGCCCTGCTCTGGCGCACCGGGGAGAAGACCAGCCGCAGGGGCGGCGACCTGAGCGTGGACCGGATCGTCCGGGCGGCCATCGAGGTCGCCGACGCCGAAGGGCTGGCCGCCCTGTCGATGCGCCGGGTCGCCGAACGGCTCGGGGTGGGCACGATGTCGCTCTACACGCACGTGCCGGGCAAGGGCGAGCTGCTCGACGTCATGCTCGACACCGTCCACGGCGAGACCGCCCGGCCCGAGGACGTCCCCGGCGGCTGGCGGGGCCGGCTGGAGCAGATCGCCCGGGAGAACTGGGCGCTGTACCTGCGCCATCCGTGGCTGCTCCAGGTCGCCACCACCCGCCCACCGCTGGGCCCGAACCTGATCGCCAAGTACGAGTACGAGCTGCACGCGGTCGACGGCATCGGCCTGACCGACCTGGAGATGGACGCCGTGGTCACCCTCGTCGACGGCTACGTCCACGGCGCGGTACGCGGCGCGGTGGAGGCCGCCCAGGCCGCCCAGCGCACCGGCCTGACCGAACAGCAGTGGTGGCACGCCCACGCCCCGTACCTGGAGAAGGCGCTGGACCCGCGCCGGTTCCCGCTCGCCGCGCGGGTCGGCACCGCCGCGGGGCAGGAGTACCAGGCCGCCGCCGACCCGGCCCGGGCCTTCAAGTTCGGCCTGGCGCGGGTCCTCGACGGCATCGAGGTCCTCGTCCGGGACCGTCCGACCGCCCGCTGACCGGGAGTCGCATCAGCTCCGAGGCC from Micromonospora kangleipakensis includes these protein-coding regions:
- a CDS encoding MarR family winged helix-turn-helix transcriptional regulator, translating into MTATPDREALGTLLRHVLELLDGDVAAVYADLGLTDYRPRFSPLVRVLVADGPLAIRDLAARVGVTHSAASQTVAQMSRAGLVTLAPGADARQRIVTLTDRAYALLPAVEAEWAATTTAMRHLDVELPVPLADELYAVLAALRRRPLRDRIADTGLAPAPGSRARPHGAG
- a CDS encoding TetR/AcrR family transcriptional regulator C-terminal domain-containing protein, translating into MTTEYSGTGDPARSLALLWRTGEKTSRRGGDLSVDRIVRAAIEVADAEGLAALSMRRVAERLGVGTMSLYTHVPGKGELLDVMLDTVHGETARPEDVPGGWRGRLEQIARENWALYLRHPWLLQVATTRPPLGPNLIAKYEYELHAVDGIGLTDLEMDAVVTLVDGYVHGAVRGAVEAAQAAQRTGLTEQQWWHAHAPYLEKALDPRRFPLAARVGTAAGQEYQAAADPARAFKFGLARVLDGIEVLVRDRPTAR